The genomic segment AAAGTGTTGCCCGGTGTAAAGAGGCTGACCAATCAGTTGCGGAAGTATTTCAAATCGTTTCTGCTGCTGGAGCATGGGCCTCCCCGAAAAGAAGAGGAGGCTGTTCCCCCGTTTATAGTGGTGACTGATTGGGAATTATATTTTGAAAAGGTGTTCGATGCGGTGTACAAAGACCGGATGATTACCCAAATTACTTTGTGGGATTTGAGCATCCATCTGTATAGTATTACGCAGACTGATATCGCACATTCCACCTTCTACTCAAATATGAGTGAAGCGCATGCAGCGTATCGTAAACAGCATAAATTTCACGAATCGGGGTTTATCAGAAAGCCTCGCGGTAGTAACAAAAAAAAGTCCAAAACAAAATAGTATAGTTATGCGGGTTTGCGCCCGTTAACTAATTGAGAATAACTGCCTTTCCATACATTTACAATTATTTTTATAACATTTCTTGTGGTCTGATTTGCTATTTGTAGGTTCGCAGCCGTTAACGGAAGTGTCTGTTACTGTTCTCGCTTTTTCTTCATGCTGGTACGAAAGTACGCCTTTTTATTCTTTTTTATTTTAATATATAGGATAGGGTTTGAGGCGTTTGTGGCGGTGGTGGTGCGGCAGGTGGCTGTACTTTCCGCATGGTCGCTGGCCTTACAGGGCGCTTTCTTGTGCTGAATGTGGCGGGTAGACGGTGTAGGCTGGTTAACGCAAACATTTTATTAACCAATAAATTTAAATTAGTATTATGGACAACTGTGTTGATGATTATCTTCCTTATCTGCGGATTTCCCGCGAGTTACTATCTGTTATTCTTGCTAGGCCTACGCCCCGTAACCGTAAGGACCGGGTTTATGCGCTCATGCAGTTGCGTGCCAATTACCGCGACGGGGTGATGTTGTGCCAGGGTGTGGTATTCGATTGCCTGAGGGGGCAGCTTATTTCAACCCGCGAGGAGATTGCCCGGCAGCTGGGGGTAGATCGTAGTGCGGTGGGGAAGGATATCGCCCTGCTGGAGGCGGAGAATAAGATTGTGTGCCGGCGGCTGGAGTATAGTGTTACCTGTTTTACGGTGGTGGAGTATGATACGCTGCAGCAGGGTAAGCCGCGCCGGTGGATGAAGCCGGTTTCGGGTGACGGTGAGCCGGAGGAGGAGTTGGACAGACCGGCGGTGCGCTATTATGATCGTGCGGAAAGGAGACCGGACGATGAGTGAGCGGAAGGGGCAGTTGCGGGTGGTGCCGGTGCCGTCGTACCACGATATGGGTCCGGCGGAGCGGAACGAGTTGTTTGTAGTGGCGGCGGTATTGCTGCGTACGGATGTGATGGACGAGGTGAGCGGGGTGCTGACTTCCGATATGTTTCTGGATCCGAACCTGGCATTGGCCTTCAGGGCTATCGAACAGGTGTATGCCCGGGGGGTGCTGGTGGATCTGCAGACGGTGGATACGGAGATGTTTCGCCTGGATGAGGTGCATGCGACTCGCCTCCAGGGGATTTCCGGTCTGAAGGAGGGGCTGCGCATGGTGCGGGAGGTGAGCAACGTGATGGTGTATGCCGCGGAGGTGGTGCGTTTTTACCGGTTGCGGTGCCTGCAGGCTTTGGGGGAGTCGCTGGCGATGAAGGCGAATTTGATGGATGGGGATCCGGATGCTTTGATGGAGGAGTTGGAGCGGGAGCTGATGGTCTTGCGCCTGAAGTGTGTGAATGGCGATATGGGGGTGCCGATGGAGGTGGCGGGCCGCAAAGTGCTGGATTATTTCAAGGAGTTGAAGGCGTCTGGCGAGCTGCCTGTGGGTTGCCCCACGGGGGTGAAGGGCCTGGACGAGCTGATGGGAGGGGTGCGTCCTTGCGAACTGATGTTTTTGGCGGCCCGGCCGGGGGATGGTAAAACGGCCATGGGGTTGCACATGGCTTTGGCGTGTGCCCGGGCGGGGTTGCCTGCCTTGTTTGTTACCATGGAGATGAGCGACGAGGAGCTGGTGAAGCGGATGTTCGCCAAGTTGGGTGATATTTCGCCGGACAGCATGCGCCTGTATGGTCCCTCGCTGAAGGAGCTACGCGAGATGGAACGGGTTACGGAGGAGGTGATGCCGGGATTGCCGCTGCGCTTTTTGTTTGCTCCGTCTATTACGCTGGAGCAGCTGCGGGCAAAGGTGCTGATGGCGGTGAAACGGGGGGAGTGTAAGGTGTTGTTTGTGGATTATATTCATCTGATGCAGTTGCCTAAGGGGATGGAGGCGAATCCGGTGGGTGGTCTTGGGGTGCTGGCAAATGGCTTGAAGTCGCTGGCGATGCAGGCGAAGATTCCGCTGATTAGCATGGCGCAGATGAGTAGGAAGATTGAGGAGAGGGGGCCGGCGGCGGTTCCGTTGTCGTCCGATATGAGGGATTCGGGGATTCTGGAGCAGGCGGCGGACATCATTTTGTTTATCCGTAAGCCGGGAAAGAAGGATAACCGGGCGAAGTTGCGGGAGGGGACGTTCTTTCTCACCAAAATGAGGAACGGGGGGACCGGGGAAGTGGATTTTAGGTATTCTATCGGGTTTACTTCTTTTGAAGAGGTTTCTTCCTGTTAGAAGAAATTTCTTCTAATTATACTATTTTTCTATTCCGTTTTCTGTTTTCCCAAAGGTTGGGGTTACCACTTTTTCTTTTCCTTGATGAAAAGAAAAAGTTCGCAAAAAGAAAAATCAAGACTGCGCCTGCGCGAGCTAAAACTGCCTTCTTCCGGCTGAACGGAAATAAACTCGCTGCGCTCAAACAGATTTCCGTTTTTATCGCCTGCAGATGTCAGTTTCTTTACGCTCGCTCCGACGAGGTCGGTCCTTTCCTCCTTCCTCTCCGGAATGCGCTGCGCTGTTCCTCCTTCCTCCTATCTCTTTACTTCCTTTCTTCTTCCTTATATATATGCTATATAATAATGTATACTCTATACTATATATAATGTATGGGGATGGGGTGGTTTTGATTTTGTGTAATTGTTTTGTAAAACTTAAATGATATTTATTTATGAGTGATTTGAAAAGTAGGGTGTTCATGGTGAAGGATTTTGTGAGGATCCAGGATTTGGTTGCGGAGTATACGGGGTTGGGTAAAGAACAGAATGGCAAGTTTATGGTGCGTTGCCCGTTTCATGGGGAAAATAATCCTTCCATGGTGGTAAGGATCCATAACAAGACCTTTAAGTGTTATGCGTGTGGTGTGTCTGGGGATGTATTCGGTTTCGTAATGGAGATGACGGGTTGCTCTTTCTACGAAGCGCTCACTTCCCTCGAAGTAAGAGCGGGCATATCGCCTCCTACTCAATACAATAGTTCTGCGAAGCCTTTCACTCCCAAATCCAAATCTGCTGCTAATGCGCTGCCTTCCAATTCTGGCGACTCTTCTTCTGGTCTTACAGCTTCTTTTGGTTCGGATTCATCCGCCAACTCAACTGCTGTTAAATCACCTACTGAAGTGATATCTTCCTCTTCTTCAGGTAGTTCTATTTCAGATTCTAATACTTCTGATGGCATTTCTGTTACCACGGCTTCTTCTGATGGGGCGACTTCTTCTCCATCTCCTTCTGGCAATCCCGCATCCGGTTCTTCTTCTAATGCTGGCGATGCCACGGCTCTAACTCCTGGTGGGGCTTCGGACGGGACGCTTTTTGGGTTTGGGGGTGTGAAAAAGGAGGTGAAAAAGGAGGAGGAGTTGTCGAGGGTGATGTTGATTGAGCTGAATACGGATTTTTTGAAGGTGTTGGGTGGGTATGATCCTCAGTGTGAGGGGCTGCTGAAGGTGTACGTGGATTTTGAGGTGGGGGTTTCGCCGTGGCATTGGAGCTACCGGGGAGATAAGTTGTTTAAGGGGATGTTGGACCGGGTGGTGTTTCCGCTGAGGGATGCCCAGGGGGTGTTGGTGGGGTTCTCGGCTCGCCATAAGTCGGCTTTGCCGCCTCCGGATGGTTGGGGGAAGGGGTGCCCAAAATATATTAACAGTGCGGGGAGTGCGTTGTTTAAGAAGCGGGAGTTGTTGTACGGGCTGCATCGTACGGCCAAGGCGATACGGTTGCGCGGGTTTGCCTTTCTTGTGGAGGGGTATAAGGATGTGCTGGCCATGGTGGCGGCAGGGTTTGGTAATACGGCGGGGCTGTGCGGACTGGAAATTACGGAGGGTCACCTGGATCTGCTGGCGGGGTTGTGTACCCGGGTGGTGCTGCTTACGGATGGCGACGTTCGGGGGCAGGCGGCAGTGCCGAAGTTTGAAGGTTTGCTTAAGGGTGCCGGCTTCGGGGTGCTTTCGCTTTCGCTGCCCGACGGGGAGGATCCCGACTCGCTGTTCCGCCAATTGGGTGCCGAGGGCTTGCGTACCTTAATAGAGTCGTTGCTTTGTCCCCCACGCCTTTTATCGCCTGTTTTACCTCCTTCCAACAGTATGTCCGAAGACTCTATTTTACTTTCTGTTTCCGACAAACTAATTTCACCCCTTCCCGAGTCCTATTTTAGGACCGAAGAGGTTGTTTTACCCTATATAAAGGAGATGAAACCATCTTTTGATGGGGTTGAATCTCTCCATGCGGAAGTGTCGGAACCTTCCCTTGCAGAGGCAAAATCCTCCTTTGATGGGATTGAATCTTCCCCCGCGGCTGTATCGGAAACCTCCCTTATGGATACAAAATCATCCTTTGATGGTACTGTGTCAGGCTCTCCGGAGGTGAAACCTTCAGGGTGTGATGCGGAAAATAGCGGGGTTCCGAATGCCGCAGGAGAGGATACGGCGGAGGTAGAGTCGGCAGCTGTTTCGGAAGAGGATTTGCTGATAAGGGATGTGGACAGTCTGGTGGCGTCGTTGGCCTATGTGGCCCGCCCAACAGAGAAACAGCGGATGATTGCCCGCCTCTCTACGCTGCGGGAACGGTTGGTGAAGGTCTCCGTCCTCTTGAACCGCCCGCCCTCGGTGTTGTAAAGAAGGGGCTCGCGCCCCTTTATTATAGTTTTTGTTGTAAAAGTATAATAAGAAATGGACTATTTTAAATTTTGATCTAAAATTAAAATAAGGAATAGAGGGAGCTCCTTTTGTATAATAATAGCTTGGATTTGCAAAAGTGGTTCGAATTTATGTATTTACCCTCTCAGTTTTCATGAATACCTGTTGGCAATGGGTCAGAAGCCATTGCTCGACTTATTATTGAGCCGTGACTGGACGCTTATAAAAAGTTTTAGAGAAAAATTTATACAACAGCTGCGACTGTATTATTATATTGGTGGTATGCCGGAGGTGGTTCTTTCGTTTAGCGATAGAAATGATTTCAGGGAGGTTCGAGCCATTCAAAAACGTATTCTTTCTGCTTATGAGCAGGATTTTTCAAAGCATGCACCTAATGAGATCGTCCCACGTATCCGGATGTTGTGGAATTCCATTCCTGCTCAACTGGCCAAAGAGAATAAAAAATTTATATATGGGGCTGTTAAAGCTGGTTCAAGGGCGAAAGATTATGAACTGGCCTTGTCGTGGCTCATTGATTGTGGATTGATTCACAAAATTTGCAGGGCTTCCAAGCCGGGTATTCCGTTGAAGGCTTACGAGGATCCGGGTGCTTTTAAATTGTTTATTGTAGACGTAGGGTTACTTGGGGCCATGGGGGATATTGATGTGAAAACATTGCTTGAAGGGAATGTTATATTTGAGGAATTTAAAGGGGCCCTGACCGAACAATATGTGTTGCAACAATTAATGATGAAGGAAGATCTGGCTATTTATTACTGGACTTCGGGAACGTCGACGGCCGAATTGGATTTTATGATTCAATATGCTGGAAAGGTTGTGCCAATCGAGGTAAAGGCGGAAGAGAATCTGCAGGCCAAAAGCCTGAAAGCATTTTATCAGAGATACGCCCCGGATACTTCCATACGTACCTCCATGTCCGATTTCAGACAGGAAGAATGGCTGGTGAATATCCCGCTGTATGCAATCGGTACCTTGCCTGAAATTATATAAAGGGTGGGGGCTTCTTTAATATCTTTAAATCCTAGCTATATATTTTGAAAAAACTTATTGGGTATTAAAATATTATATTGTTGCTTCATAATTATTAGAAATAGCCTAAGTCACTTTTTAGTGGTTTAGGCTATTTCCTTTTACAAGGTTACTCCGGTTTTAAAGAGGGCTATTTCTTTGTATCCGTTTATTTCGTGTTTTAACATGGAGCCTTCTGCTACGGCCAGTACCTTTTTTGTAAATTGCTGCAACAGGGTATCCATGGGGGTTCCTTCCAATAAAATACCGGCATTAAAGTCGAGCCAGTTTTTTTTCTGATTGTATAATGCCGAATTGGTTGCTATTTTTATGGTGGGCACAAAGCTGCCGAACGGGGTACCTCTGCCGGTGGAGAACAGGATGAGCTGACAACCGGCAAAGGCCAGTGCCGAAGAGGATACCAGATCGTTGCCAGGCGAGTTGAGCAGGTTGAGTCCTTTTTTGGTTGCCGGTTGGGCGTATTGGAGTACATCGACTACGGCGGAGCAGCCTCCTTTTTGAGTGCATCCCAGTGATTTTTCTTCCAGGGTGGTAATGCCTCCGGCTTTGTTTCCCGGTGATGGGTTTTCATAAATGGGTTGGTTGTTTGCCCGGAAGTAGTCTTTGAAATCATTTATGAGGGATACCACCCGGTTGAATGTTTCGGTGTTTTGGGCCCGGTTCATTAAGATGGTTTCTGCACCGAACATTTCGGGTACTTCAGTCAGAATGGTGGTTCCCCCTTGCCCGATGAGCCAGTCGGAAAACCTTCCCTGCAGGGGGTTGGCAGTTATTCCGGAAAATCCGTCGCTGCCTCCGCATTTGAGTCCTACTTTGAGTAATGATATGGGCAGAGGCTGGCGGTGGTCTTTTTTCATTTCCAGCACCAGCTCTTTGAGGAGGGAAAGTCCCACCTCTATTTCGTCTTCCACCTCCTGGGCAATCAGAAAGCGAACGCGCGATTCGTCCCAGGTCTGCATTACTTTCTTAAAGGACGTCTGTTGGTTATTTTCGCAACCCAGACTTAACACCAGCACGCCTCCGGCGTTGGGGTGTTTGGCCAGTGCAGCCAGTCCCTTTTGCGTGTTAAGCAGATCGTCTCCCAGCTGTGAGCATCCGTAATTGTGGGTGTATACCCGTATATCGTCTATATGATTAGTGTCTGTCTCCTTTTTGAGGCGATCGATCATGGTTTGTGCAATACCATTTACGCATCCCACAGTAGGGATTATCCACAATTCGTTGCGAATACCCATCCTGCCGTCGGACCGGAGGTACCCGTTTACAGTGAGATTGCTTTCGGATACTTCCGTATTGTATGCTTCCTTCTGATACCTGTAGGTAAGGTTGTCGCTCAGGTTGGTTGCCAGGTTATGGGAGTGAATATGCTGTCCGGCTTGTATGTTGGAAAGCGCCTGTCCGATTGGGTATCCGTATTTGTAGATGTTGTTTCCCTTCGCAATGGCTTGGGAGGCAAACTTATGTCCGGCCGGGATATCTTCTTTTAGCGTGAATGACGAATTATCGCTTTGAATGAGGTGTCCGGCCGGTAAATTCCGGAGGGCTACCCATGCATTGTCGGCTTCGTGTATTTTTAGGAATGTATTCATTTCTGTCTGTTTTATTTATTCGATGATACGGTATAGTTCTTGTTCCGGACCGTGGGTCAGGATGTTTGCTGCAGCTGTGCCCACCTGTTCGATAAAACCTGGTATGGCGGTAAAATCGTTGCTCCAGACGGATCGGTTTTCAAGGATGTTTTTGATCCATAGCCCGGGTGTATCCGGATTGAATGTACTCCGGATAAAATGAACGGCATCTGCCGCATCATTGGGTTGAAAGCTGATACGGCTTTTTCCGCTGTACAATACCAGCAGTGAGGCAAGCGAAAAGGCACTGAGCGGAGCTATTTTCTTATATTTATCGTAGTAATCTTTTACCGTGGGATAGTTGCGTGTTTCCCATTTTGACAGGGAGTTAAGGGCAATGTCCTTCAGGTAATGATTGATGTAGGGATTGTAGAACCGTTCCAGTATCTGGGACGCATAATCGCACAATTGCTCTTGATTCTCCGGAATAATGGGAATGATTTCGCCAAAAACCAATTTACGGATATAGGAGCGGATAAGCGGATGCGAGATTGCCTCGCGTACGGACAGGCAGTTCAGTTGCAAGGCCAGAGATGCCATGGCCGTGTGTGAACCGTTCAATATACGTACTTTTCGCGTACGGATGGGATGGATATTATCTGTAAACACAACGTTTAGTCCGGCCCGGTGGAACGGAAGCAGCTCTTCTATCTGCGGATCTCCGGCGATGGCCCACAGATGGAAGTATTCGCCCTTTACTACCAGGTTATCGTCGTAACCCAGTTCCTCTTTAATTTCGTGGATGGAATCCGACGGAAACCCGGGAACGATTCGGTCTACCAGCGTGTCGTAAAAATAACAGCAGTTTGTAACCCATTGAATAAAGCTCGCCCCGAGGTTTTCTCTTTTTGCATGTGCCAGAACGTAGCTGCGAAGGGTAGATCCGTTGTCTTCTATCAGTTCGCAACAGATTATAGATAAACCACTGTTTGCGTTCCCTCCGAACTTTTTGAACCTTTTGTAAAGTAAGGCTGTAACTTTTGCCGGAAAGGTTTTAGGCGGACAAGCAGACAGGTCGTCCTGGTCGTCGTACCTGATGCCGGCTTCGGTGGTATTGGACAAAATTAATTTAAGATCCGGACTGAGTATCAGGTTCTCGTATGCGTTGTATTCCTTGTACGGGTTAAGAGCGGTCTGGATACAACTGATAAGGCGGTTTTCTTTAACCGGCTGTCCGTTTTTTATTCCTTGCAGGGTAACGTGATACAGGCCATCTTGTTGATTGAGCAAGTCGCTGATACCCTGTTCGATGGGCTGTACAACTGCTACGCCGTGCGCTGTTAGTCCGTCCGAATTTATTTTGTCGATCATCCAGTCGGCAAAGCCCCGTAAAAAATTGCCCTCGCCGAATTGGAGGATTGTTATGGGCAATGGCTTTCTGTTTGTTGTTGTCGAGTTTATCGCTTTCATGTTTATTTATTTGTAAAATGATTCTTATATTTGCATACAGACAGAGTTATAGCGTGAACCGAAAATTAATGTATTTTTAATGAAAAAACGTCCCCTACGTATAAAAGATATCGCAGAGATTCTCCAAATATCCGTTTCTACAGTTTCGCGTGCACTAAGGGATACCTACGATGTAAATCCGGAAACGAAGGAAAAGGTGCTTGCCTTGGCCAACCAGTTAAAATATAAACCCAATTTTAACGCGGCTGCTTTGGCATCGGGCAATACTAAAAATATTGGTGTCGTTATTCCTTTCATTACTAATTATTACTTTTCGACGGTTATTTCCGGTATCCAGGAGGAGGCTTATACGAACGGGTACAATATTATATTGCTGGTAACCAATGATAGTTCCGAAAGGGAACTTAGTATGATTAAAAATCTTTCCGTAACGAGCCTCGACGGTCTGCTTGTTTCAATCTCTTCCAATTCGGTAATGAGTAATCATTTTCAGGAATTGACAGAAGAGGGGGTGCCTTTGGTATTTTTCGACAGGGTACCGGATGATATAGTGGCATCCAAAGTATTGCAAGATGATTTTTCGGGGGCTTTTCAGGCTACAGAACATCTTATCTTACATGGCTATACTAAAATTGCCCATATTGCGGGAAGCGAACATCTGTCTTTTACCCAGAGACGATTGCAGGGCTATGTATCTGCACTCGAAAAATATGATTTACCTGTACGTAAAGAGTGGATTATCTATTCGGGTTTCTCGCAGCAATGCGGTGAATCCGATATGAATATCCTGCTGAACATGAAGGAGGTTCCCGATGCTGTTTTTGCTGTAAACGACCGAAAGGCTGTTGGGGCTATTCAGGCGTTGAAAAAGCGGCAGATAAAAGTTGGCAGCGAGTTTGGAGTGGTTGGTTTTACCAACGACCCGATTTCGACTATTATCGATCCGGCGTTGACAACGATGGAAGAGCCTGCCTTCGAAATCGGAAAAATGAGTTGCAGCCTTCTTATCAAGCACATTACAAATAAACATTTTCTTCCGAAGGAGATTGTTTTGCCCGGCCGACTGATTATCCGGGACTCTTGTTTGGGGGCCTCTTCATCGTTGATAGATTGATTTTCCGTTAATAATCGTTTCACAGATATTGATATCGTTGTCGAAAATAACCAGGTCGGCGTCTTTGCCGATGTCTATCGTTCCCTTGCTGTTTTCTATTCCGAGTATGCGTGCCGGTGTATGGGTAATCATGCGGACGGCTTCGGGAAGGGATACTCCGGCCTGACTGATCATGGTCCTCACCAACCTGTCTCCCGTGGCTACACTGCCGGCAAAGGAGCTGCGGTCCGGCAGTTTGGCCACTCCGTCTTCGATGATTACCGGTAGTCCGTTTGCTTTTCCGCCCAGTATACTGGGGCCTTCTGGCATTCCGGATCCCCGCATGGCATCGGTGGTTAAGGCAATGTGTCCGGCTCCTTTAATCTGATAGATAAGCCGGAGTAACGGAGCGGGCAGATGAACACCGTCCGCAATAATCTCCACATCCATATTTGGTAACAGATAGGCACTTTCCACTACTCCGGCATACCGGTAGGCATTCCGCCTGGTTACTCCGGTCATCCCGGAATATAGATGGGTAACAAGGCTGTATCCGTTTTCGAATGCCGTTACAACCTCTTCGTACACAGCTTCGGTGTGCGCAATAGACGCAATGATTCCCCGGTTTCGCAATACCTGTCCGAATTCGATGGCTCCCGGAAGCTCCGGTGCCACACTCCATCGTTTAATGGCATCGCATTTATTTAGAATTTCGCTATACTCCGCCGGATCCGGATTTCGCAAGTATCTGGGATCCTGTGCTCCCCGCTGGTTATAACAGAAATAGGGCCCTTCTAAATGGATCCCCAGAAATTCGGCCCCGTGGGTGTTGAGAATTTCCGCTTCTTTGTAGGTGTCGAACAGTTTATAGAGCTCTTCCTTCCCGCTGGTAAGCGTAGTTGGCATAAGCGAAGTGGTGCCGTGTTTTGCATGGGTTTCGGCTATTTTAAGAAATGCTTCAACCGTACCATCCATAAAATCGGCACCACCGCCTCCGTGCACGTGCATATCTATGAAGCCTGGCGCAACATAGTGGCCCCGGGCATCGATTGTCTGCGCTGCTTCTGCATCGGAGACGGTTTCGGTTATACGGGCTATCTTCCCTTCTTCAATCCACAGCGTTTTATGCTCCAGAATCTGGTGGGGAGTTACTAATTTCCCGTTGATAATTCTAACTGATGTTTTTTTCATACACTTTCATTTATCTGATCTGTTTTTGTTGCTAAGGTCCAAGTCCGTATTTTATACCCTTTGTGCGCATAGAATACCAGGTAAAGGTAGCAGGGTAACAAAACCCAATAGGCTTGTCTGGCATCTGTAATATCTGCCATTGCTCCGTATAGGAGTGGTAATAATGCATTTCCGCAAAGCCCCATAATAAGTAATCCGGCTCCTTGTTTGGTATATCTGCCCAGTCCGTCCAATGCCAGGGGCCAGATACCGGCCCAGATCAGCGCGTTGGGAAATCCCAGACAAACCACAAACCAAATGGAGATATCCACGTGATGATTGAGTAGAAAAGTGGGCCCAGAAGCAAATAAAATTAACAGGGTGAACAGGGTACCGGCAAGGGTACAGAACTGTAACATTCTGGTTTGCTTTATAAATTTGGGAATAAGAAATATACCTGCCAGGTAACCGACAATGGAGGCTGTTAAGGTATAGGACGGAAATGTTTTCGCTTCAATCAGGTTCAGTCCCATGGAGGAGGCATATCCGATAATTGTGTCGATGGCGATAACCTGCGTTCCCACATGCAGAAAGATGGCTAAAGCTCCCAACACCAGATGGGGAAACTGGAATATGGAGTGCTTTCCGGCATTGGCCTTGGATAATTCGTCCGATTCGTGCTCGGTATCAATTTCAGGCAAGGGTGAATACCGGATAAACAGCCCGATGAGGAATAGGATTACTCCCACAACAGCATAGGGCAGGATTACCCTGGCAACCAATTCATCTAAGGCTTCACTACGGCTTACGGTATCCATGTGGGGAATTGCTTCGAAAAGGGCACTGTCTGTAGGCCTTAAAATGGCTGCGGCAA from the Macellibacteroides fermentans genome contains:
- a CDS encoding helix-turn-helix domain-containing protein; translated protein: MDNCVDDYLPYLRISRELLSVILARPTPRNRKDRVYALMQLRANYRDGVMLCQGVVFDCLRGQLISTREEIARQLGVDRSAVGKDIALLEAENKIVCRRLEYSVTCFTVVEYDTLQQGKPRRWMKPVSGDGEPEEELDRPAVRYYDRAERRPDDE
- a CDS encoding replicative DNA helicase — protein: MSERKGQLRVVPVPSYHDMGPAERNELFVVAAVLLRTDVMDEVSGVLTSDMFLDPNLALAFRAIEQVYARGVLVDLQTVDTEMFRLDEVHATRLQGISGLKEGLRMVREVSNVMVYAAEVVRFYRLRCLQALGESLAMKANLMDGDPDALMEELERELMVLRLKCVNGDMGVPMEVAGRKVLDYFKELKASGELPVGCPTGVKGLDELMGGVRPCELMFLAARPGDGKTAMGLHMALACARAGLPALFVTMEMSDEELVKRMFAKLGDISPDSMRLYGPSLKELREMERVTEEVMPGLPLRFLFAPSITLEQLRAKVLMAVKRGECKVLFVDYIHLMQLPKGMEANPVGGLGVLANGLKSLAMQAKIPLISMAQMSRKIEERGPAAVPLSSDMRDSGILEQAADIILFIRKPGKKDNRAKLREGTFFLTKMRNGGTGEVDFRYSIGFTSFEEVSSC
- a CDS encoding CHC2 zinc finger domain-containing protein, which produces MSDLKSRVFMVKDFVRIQDLVAEYTGLGKEQNGKFMVRCPFHGENNPSMVVRIHNKTFKCYACGVSGDVFGFVMEMTGCSFYEALTSLEVRAGISPPTQYNSSAKPFTPKSKSAANALPSNSGDSSSGLTASFGSDSSANSTAVKSPTEVISSSSSGSSISDSNTSDGISVTTASSDGATSSPSPSGNPASGSSSNAGDATALTPGGASDGTLFGFGGVKKEVKKEEELSRVMLIELNTDFLKVLGGYDPQCEGLLKVYVDFEVGVSPWHWSYRGDKLFKGMLDRVVFPLRDAQGVLVGFSARHKSALPPPDGWGKGCPKYINSAGSALFKKRELLYGLHRTAKAIRLRGFAFLVEGYKDVLAMVAAGFGNTAGLCGLEITEGHLDLLAGLCTRVVLLTDGDVRGQAAVPKFEGLLKGAGFGVLSLSLPDGEDPDSLFRQLGAEGLRTLIESLLCPPRLLSPVLPPSNSMSEDSILLSVSDKLISPLPESYFRTEEVVLPYIKEMKPSFDGVESLHAEVSEPSLAEAKSSFDGIESSPAAVSETSLMDTKSSFDGTVSGSPEVKPSGCDAENSGVPNAAGEDTAEVESAAVSEEDLLIRDVDSLVASLAYVARPTEKQRMIARLSTLRERLVKVSVLLNRPPSVL
- a CDS encoding UxaA family hydrolase; its protein translation is MNTFLKIHEADNAWVALRNLPAGHLIQSDNSSFTLKEDIPAGHKFASQAIAKGNNIYKYGYPIGQALSNIQAGQHIHSHNLATNLSDNLTYRYQKEAYNTEVSESNLTVNGYLRSDGRMGIRNELWIIPTVGCVNGIAQTMIDRLKKETDTNHIDDIRVYTHNYGCSQLGDDLLNTQKGLAALAKHPNAGGVLVLSLGCENNQQTSFKKVMQTWDESRVRFLIAQEVEDEIEVGLSLLKELVLEMKKDHRQPLPISLLKVGLKCGGSDGFSGITANPLQGRFSDWLIGQGGTTILTEVPEMFGAETILMNRAQNTETFNRVVSLINDFKDYFRANNQPIYENPSPGNKAGGITTLEEKSLGCTQKGGCSAVVDVLQYAQPATKKGLNLLNSPGNDLVSSSALAFAGCQLILFSTGRGTPFGSFVPTIKIATNSALYNQKKNWLDFNAGILLEGTPMDTLLQQFTKKVLAVAEGSMLKHEINGYKEIALFKTGVTL
- a CDS encoding tagaturonate reductase, whose amino-acid sequence is MKAINSTTTNRKPLPITILQFGEGNFLRGFADWMIDKINSDGLTAHGVAVVQPIEQGISDLLNQQDGLYHVTLQGIKNGQPVKENRLISCIQTALNPYKEYNAYENLILSPDLKLILSNTTEAGIRYDDQDDLSACPPKTFPAKVTALLYKRFKKFGGNANSGLSIICCELIEDNGSTLRSYVLAHAKRENLGASFIQWVTNCCYFYDTLVDRIVPGFPSDSIHEIKEELGYDDNLVVKGEYFHLWAIAGDPQIEELLPFHRAGLNVVFTDNIHPIRTRKVRILNGSHTAMASLALQLNCLSVREAISHPLIRSYIRKLVFGEIIPIIPENQEQLCDYASQILERFYNPYINHYLKDIALNSLSKWETRNYPTVKDYYDKYKKIAPLSAFSLASLLVLYSGKSRISFQPNDAADAVHFIRSTFNPDTPGLWIKNILENRSVWSNDFTAIPGFIEQVGTAAANILTHGPEQELYRIIE
- a CDS encoding LacI family DNA-binding transcriptional regulator, with the protein product MKKRPLRIKDIAEILQISVSTVSRALRDTYDVNPETKEKVLALANQLKYKPNFNAAALASGNTKNIGVVIPFITNYYFSTVISGIQEEAYTNGYNIILLVTNDSSERELSMIKNLSVTSLDGLLVSISSNSVMSNHFQELTEEGVPLVFFDRVPDDIVASKVLQDDFSGAFQATEHLILHGYTKIAHIAGSEHLSFTQRRLQGYVSALEKYDLPVRKEWIIYSGFSQQCGESDMNILLNMKEVPDAVFAVNDRKAVGAIQALKKRQIKVGSEFGVVGFTNDPISTIIDPALTTMEEPAFEIGKMSCSLLIKHITNKHFLPKEIVLPGRLIIRDSCLGASSSLID
- the nagA gene encoding N-acetylglucosamine-6-phosphate deacetylase, producing MKKTSVRIINGKLVTPHQILEHKTLWIEEGKIARITETVSDAEAAQTIDARGHYVAPGFIDMHVHGGGGADFMDGTVEAFLKIAETHAKHGTTSLMPTTLTSGKEELYKLFDTYKEAEILNTHGAEFLGIHLEGPYFCYNQRGAQDPRYLRNPDPAEYSEILNKCDAIKRWSVAPELPGAIEFGQVLRNRGIIASIAHTEAVYEEVVTAFENGYSLVTHLYSGMTGVTRRNAYRYAGVVESAYLLPNMDVEIIADGVHLPAPLLRLIYQIKGAGHIALTTDAMRGSGMPEGPSILGGKANGLPVIIEDGVAKLPDRSSFAGSVATGDRLVRTMISQAGVSLPEAVRMITHTPARILGIENSKGTIDIGKDADLVIFDNDINICETIINGKSIYQR